Proteins from one Amycolatopsis benzoatilytica AK 16/65 genomic window:
- a CDS encoding HAD family hydrolase has product MCLDIDDTLIDCTAAIRRSLAVLTGRDDLWPLWDLITEEHVALVVAGQLGYDVMHHRRTGCFLAELGILADAEQVRAFETRRREILARSWRLFDDVLPCLDWLRAAGLRLAAVTNASGAHQRQKIADLGLAPYFDHVAIAGEIGVAKPDPVMFQSVCLAMDCPPERAVHVGDKLDTDAIGAFDAGFGAVWLDRDGTSRTGERAPDGVHTVAGLDELPELLVSEYATVGVPAPRAAGTPAAQVRGGMF; this is encoded by the coding sequence GTGTGTCTTGACATCGACGACACTCTGATCGACTGCACCGCTGCCATTCGCCGGTCGCTCGCGGTGCTCACTGGGCGGGACGATCTTTGGCCGCTGTGGGACCTGATCACCGAGGAGCACGTCGCGCTCGTGGTCGCCGGGCAGCTCGGCTACGACGTGATGCATCACCGGCGTACCGGGTGTTTCCTTGCCGAGCTGGGGATTCTCGCGGACGCGGAGCAGGTGCGCGCCTTCGAGACGCGCCGGCGCGAGATCTTGGCGCGATCCTGGCGGCTCTTCGACGACGTGCTCCCGTGTCTCGACTGGCTGCGTGCGGCCGGGCTGCGGCTCGCGGCTGTCACGAACGCGTCCGGCGCGCATCAGCGGCAGAAGATCGCGGACCTTGGGCTCGCGCCGTATTTCGACCACGTCGCCATCGCCGGGGAGATCGGCGTCGCCAAGCCTGATCCGGTGATGTTCCAGTCGGTGTGCCTCGCGATGGACTGTCCGCCGGAGCGGGCGGTGCACGTCGGCGACAAACTCGACACCGACGCGATCGGCGCGTTCGACGCGGGCTTCGGAGCGGTCTGGCTCGACCGCGACGGCACGAGCCGCACTGGCGAGCGGGCACCGGACGGAGTGCACACGGTCGCTGGTCTCGACGAGCTGCCTGAGCTGCTGGTTTCGGAATACGCGACGGTCGGCGTGCCAGCTCCGCGGGCGGCGGGGACCCCCGCTGCACAGGTCCGCGGCGGCATGTTCTAG
- a CDS encoding fumarylacetoacetate hydrolase family protein, whose product MRLARIAHPSGVAFASIEGEGGDAQVLEIAEHPFGQPTFTGKRWPLADVRLLAPILPSKVIAVGRNYAKHAAEFGHEVPAAPMLFIKPSTTVIGPNVPIRRPSDVGRVDFEGELAVVIGQPVKNVPAARAASAILGYTVANDVSARELQKSDGQWGRAKGFDTFCPLGPWIETSLDPSDLALRSEVDGELKQDGRTSDLVHKVPELVEFVSRVMTLLPGDVILTGTPEGVGPIVDGQSVSITIDGIGTLTNPVQDI is encoded by the coding sequence GTGCGTCTAGCTCGTATTGCTCATCCCAGTGGTGTCGCGTTCGCTTCGATCGAGGGTGAAGGCGGCGACGCCCAGGTCCTCGAGATCGCGGAGCACCCGTTCGGCCAACCGACCTTCACCGGCAAGCGCTGGCCGCTGGCCGACGTCCGGCTGCTCGCGCCGATCCTTCCGTCGAAGGTGATCGCCGTCGGCCGGAACTACGCGAAGCACGCGGCCGAGTTCGGCCACGAGGTGCCGGCCGCGCCGATGCTGTTCATCAAGCCGTCGACGACAGTGATCGGCCCGAATGTGCCGATCCGCCGCCCGTCCGACGTCGGCCGGGTCGATTTCGAGGGCGAGCTCGCCGTCGTGATCGGCCAGCCGGTGAAGAACGTGCCCGCCGCCCGCGCGGCGAGCGCGATCCTCGGCTACACGGTCGCGAACGACGTGAGCGCGCGTGAGCTCCAGAAGTCCGACGGCCAGTGGGGCCGGGCGAAGGGGTTCGACACGTTCTGCCCGCTCGGCCCGTGGATCGAAACCTCGCTCGACCCGTCCGACCTGGCTCTGCGCAGCGAGGTCGACGGCGAGTTGAAGCAGGACGGGCGGACATCGGATCTCGTGCACAAGGTGCCCGAACTGGTGGAATTCGTCTCCCGCGTGATGACCCTCCTGCCCGGCGACGTCATCCTCACCGGTACGCCGGAGGGAGTCGGGCCGATCGTCGACGGGCAGTCGGTGTCCATCACGATCGACGGGATCGGCACACTGACCAACCCGGTCCAGGACATCTGA
- a CDS encoding FAD-dependent oxidoreductase: MTEHTGCVIVGGGPAGMVAGLLLARAGVTVTVLEKHADFLRDFRGDTVHPSTLTLLDELGLGEKFDALPQTKVTSAGLPTPDGGTLTIADLSLLDVPRPYIAMVPQWDFLDLLADAALEEPTFTLRLETEMTGLLRSGRQVTGVRYRTADGAESELAADLVIAADGRWSLARRSAGLTPHEYYTPFDVWWFRLSRAAETETATLIPRMRNRRFAVPLPRKGYYQIAYLTPKGKKLDDAGIENFRQDVTEACPEFADRVHELKSMDDVKVLDVRLNRLRRWHVDGLLCIGDAAHAMSPVGGVGINLAVQDAVAAARLLADPLLHGRPTQKELAAVRRRRLLPTVAVQGLQRLLHRRVMGPVMAGHNDGPPEQMIAFLKRFPKLAYLPALLIGVGINRETTPAFARRPAEPANR; the protein is encoded by the coding sequence ATGACCGAACACACCGGATGCGTCATCGTGGGCGGCGGACCGGCCGGCATGGTGGCGGGACTGCTCTTGGCCCGGGCTGGCGTAACGGTCACTGTGCTGGAGAAGCACGCTGACTTCCTGCGCGATTTCCGCGGCGACACTGTGCACCCGTCCACGCTCACGTTGCTGGACGAACTGGGCCTCGGCGAGAAGTTCGACGCGCTTCCGCAAACCAAGGTCACCAGCGCGGGTTTGCCGACCCCCGACGGCGGCACGCTGACGATCGCCGATCTGTCCCTGCTGGACGTCCCGCGCCCGTACATCGCGATGGTCCCGCAGTGGGATTTCCTGGACCTGCTCGCAGACGCGGCACTTGAGGAGCCGACGTTCACCCTGCGCCTGGAAACCGAAATGACCGGTCTCCTCCGGTCGGGCCGCCAGGTCACCGGCGTGCGCTACCGCACCGCCGACGGCGCCGAAAGCGAACTGGCCGCCGACCTGGTGATCGCCGCCGACGGGCGGTGGTCACTGGCCCGGCGTTCAGCTGGTCTCACCCCGCACGAGTACTACACGCCGTTCGACGTCTGGTGGTTCCGGCTTTCGCGCGCCGCCGAGACGGAGACCGCCACGCTCATCCCGAGGATGCGCAACCGCCGCTTCGCGGTTCCGTTGCCGCGCAAGGGCTACTACCAGATCGCGTACCTGACGCCGAAAGGCAAGAAGCTGGACGACGCTGGCATCGAGAACTTTCGCCAGGACGTCACCGAAGCCTGCCCGGAGTTCGCTGACCGGGTGCACGAACTGAAGTCGATGGATGATGTCAAAGTCCTCGACGTCCGCCTCAACCGCTTGCGGCGCTGGCACGTCGACGGTCTGCTCTGCATCGGCGACGCGGCACACGCGATGTCACCGGTAGGCGGTGTCGGCATCAACCTGGCAGTCCAAGACGCGGTAGCAGCGGCGCGGCTGCTGGCTGACCCGCTGCTGCACGGCCGGCCGACTCAGAAGGAACTGGCCGCAGTCCGCCGACGCCGCCTCCTGCCGACCGTCGCCGTCCAGGGTCTGCAGCGTCTCCTGCACCGGCGCGTGATGGGCCCCGTCATGGCCGGCCATAACGATGGCCCGCCCGAGCAGATGATCGCTTTCCTGAAGCGCTTCCCGAAACTGGCCTACCTTCCGGCACTCCTCATCGGAGTCGGCATCAACCGGGAAACCACGCCCGCATTCGCCCGCCGCCCGGCGGAACCAGCTAACCGATAA
- a CDS encoding glycine betaine ABC transporter substrate-binding protein has protein sequence MRTTKRFGRILAVGAAVTALVGLTAACGGREAQSGNSQQAKTVTIGYINWDEDVALTNLYQAVLEEKGYTVKTQLLDVGPIYAGLAKGDVDLFLDSWLPATHKQYWDQYHEKLEDLGAWYDKATLNLAVPQYVNDVNSIADLKDKASMFGGKITGIEASAGETGIVQKDAVPQYGLNGAMTLQNSSTTAMLAALDSSIKAKKPIVVTLWHPHWAYSRYQLKDLQDPKGAMGKGEQIHALGRKGFGKDFPALAAVAKKLKMSDEDLGSLEDAIQKAPKGQEKAAAKQWADQHKQFVDQAFAGL, from the coding sequence GTGCGCACAACGAAACGCTTCGGCCGGATCCTCGCCGTGGGCGCCGCCGTGACGGCCCTGGTCGGCCTCACCGCGGCGTGCGGCGGCCGGGAGGCCCAATCGGGCAACAGCCAGCAGGCGAAGACCGTCACCATCGGCTACATCAACTGGGACGAGGACGTCGCCCTCACCAACCTGTACCAGGCGGTGCTGGAGGAGAAGGGATACACGGTCAAGACGCAACTGCTCGACGTCGGCCCGATCTACGCGGGCTTGGCCAAGGGCGACGTCGACCTGTTCCTCGACTCGTGGCTGCCCGCGACGCACAAGCAGTACTGGGACCAGTACCACGAGAAGCTCGAAGATCTCGGCGCCTGGTACGACAAGGCGACTCTCAACCTGGCCGTGCCGCAGTATGTGAACGACGTCAACAGCATCGCCGACCTCAAGGACAAGGCGAGCATGTTCGGCGGCAAGATCACCGGCATCGAGGCCAGCGCGGGCGAGACCGGCATCGTCCAGAAGGACGCGGTCCCGCAGTACGGCCTCAACGGCGCGATGACCCTGCAGAACTCGTCGACCACCGCGATGCTGGCCGCGCTGGACAGCTCGATCAAGGCGAAGAAGCCGATCGTGGTCACGCTGTGGCACCCGCACTGGGCCTACTCCCGCTACCAGCTCAAGGATCTGCAGGACCCGAAGGGCGCGATGGGCAAGGGCGAGCAGATCCACGCCCTGGGCCGCAAGGGCTTCGGAAAGGACTTCCCGGCGCTCGCCGCGGTGGCCAAGAAGCTGAAGATGTCCGACGAGGACCTCGGTTCTCTCGAGGACGCGATCCAGAAGGCCCCGAAGGGCCAGGAGAAGGCCGCCGCCAAACAGTGGGCGGACCAGCACAAGCAGTTCGTGGACCAGGCGTTCGCCGGTCTCTGA
- the cimA gene encoding citramalate synthase, which translates to MTRTEPAGTPLGDAFHLYDTTLRDGAQREGITYSVTDKLAVARLLDDLGVGFIEGGWPGALPKDTEFFSRAAKGELALKHAALVAFGSTRKAGTTANRDPQVRALLDSEAPVVTLVAKSDLRHIERALRVEVDEACAMVRDTVAFLVGEGRRVFLDAEHFFDGYAFSPETSLRVLDAAAHAGADVLVLCDTNGGQLPLGLAETVREIKEKTGFRLGIHCQDDTSCAVANSVAAVQAGATHVQCTANGYGERAGNADLFAVAGNLVTKLGMEVLPTGAAAELTRVSHAVAEIANLAPDTHQAYVGSSAFAHKAGLHASAIKVDPLLYNHIDPSSVGNSMRVLVTEMAGRASLELKGRELGVDLAGRPDALTNAVRKVKELESEGWSFEAADASLELLLRREVEEDAGEEPEPLPFELESYRVVLDHRPDGAVVSEATVKVRVSGERVISTAEGNGPVHALDAALREALTPHLSWLDSVELADYKVRILPSNPGTHAVTRVLLETSDGEHEWTTVGVHGSIVEASWLAMCDAFAHKSLAVTSADAPADQEVAAVNA; encoded by the coding sequence GTGACCCGCACGGAACCCGCCGGCACGCCGCTCGGCGATGCCTTCCACCTCTACGACACCACCCTGCGTGACGGCGCGCAGCGCGAGGGGATCACCTACTCCGTCACGGACAAGCTGGCGGTCGCGCGACTGCTGGACGACCTGGGGGTCGGGTTCATCGAGGGCGGCTGGCCGGGCGCGTTGCCGAAGGACACGGAGTTCTTTTCCCGGGCTGCCAAGGGAGAACTCGCTCTCAAGCACGCTGCGCTTGTTGCCTTCGGGTCCACGCGCAAAGCGGGTACTACCGCTAACCGGGACCCGCAGGTGCGTGCGCTGCTGGATTCTGAGGCGCCGGTCGTCACTCTGGTGGCGAAATCGGACCTTCGGCACATCGAGCGTGCGTTGCGAGTCGAGGTCGACGAGGCGTGCGCGATGGTGCGGGACACAGTGGCGTTCCTCGTCGGCGAAGGACGGCGAGTTTTCCTTGACGCGGAACACTTCTTCGACGGATACGCGTTCTCTCCCGAAACCTCGTTGCGGGTCCTCGACGCGGCGGCGCACGCTGGCGCGGACGTCCTGGTCCTGTGCGACACCAACGGCGGGCAGCTGCCGCTCGGACTTGCCGAAACCGTCAGGGAAATCAAGGAGAAGACCGGATTCCGGCTGGGAATCCATTGCCAGGACGATACTTCCTGTGCCGTGGCGAACTCTGTCGCCGCGGTTCAGGCCGGCGCGACGCACGTGCAGTGCACCGCGAACGGCTACGGCGAACGGGCCGGCAACGCCGATCTGTTCGCCGTAGCGGGAAACCTCGTGACCAAGCTCGGAATGGAGGTCCTCCCGACCGGAGCGGCCGCCGAGCTCACCCGCGTCTCCCATGCAGTCGCCGAAATCGCCAATCTCGCACCCGACACCCATCAGGCTTACGTCGGGTCGTCCGCTTTCGCCCACAAGGCGGGGCTGCACGCGAGTGCGATCAAGGTGGATCCGTTGTTGTACAACCACATCGATCCGTCTTCAGTCGGCAACAGCATGCGGGTACTGGTCACGGAGATGGCCGGCAGGGCCAGTCTCGAGCTCAAGGGACGTGAACTCGGGGTCGACCTTGCCGGCCGGCCCGACGCGCTGACGAACGCAGTGCGGAAGGTCAAGGAACTCGAATCGGAAGGCTGGTCGTTCGAAGCCGCCGATGCCTCGTTGGAGCTGCTGCTGCGCCGCGAGGTCGAGGAGGACGCGGGCGAAGAACCGGAGCCGTTGCCGTTCGAGCTCGAGTCCTACCGGGTGGTGCTGGACCACCGTCCGGACGGCGCGGTCGTCTCCGAAGCGACGGTGAAGGTGCGCGTCTCGGGCGAGCGGGTCATTTCGACCGCGGAAGGCAACGGCCCGGTGCACGCGCTCGACGCGGCGCTGCGGGAAGCGTTGACGCCCCATCTGTCCTGGTTGGACAGCGTCGAGCTGGCCGACTACAAGGTGCGGATTCTGCCGTCGAACCCGGGTACGCACGCAGTGACGCGGGTGCTTCTCGAAACAAGTGACGGCGAACACGAATGGACCACTGTCGGCGTGCACGGCAGCATCGTCGAGGCGAGCTGGCTCGCGATGTGCGACGCGTTCGCCCACAAGAGTCTGGCGGTGACCTCGGCGGACGCTCCTGCTGACCAGGAGGTGGCTGCGGTGAATGCATGA
- a CDS encoding ABC transporter substrate-binding protein translates to MVANDIGITELMFALGLADRMAGYVVDKGQSGGVASSPWKAEFAKVPKLAEKINREVVQGAGADLVFAGWGYGFSEGTGFTPDSLSKLGISSYQLTEACRNGAGKHRGIMRPLDALYTDVRNLGTIFGISDRAERLIEDYRSRVAAATNSMPAGRVKPKVFLYDDGRDQPFTSARNAGPDEIITKSGGVNIFADLDDSWTSVSWEAVVQRAPDVILINDYGSEVGSVADKENFLRSRPGLRDLPAVKQGRFFALPYAALVEGPRNASAIEDFSRYLANLPG, encoded by the coding sequence GTGGTCGCGAACGACATCGGCATCACGGAGCTGATGTTCGCTCTGGGGCTGGCCGACCGGATGGCCGGCTACGTAGTCGACAAAGGACAGTCCGGCGGTGTGGCGTCATCGCCATGGAAAGCCGAGTTCGCCAAGGTGCCGAAGCTCGCGGAGAAGATCAATCGCGAGGTGGTGCAGGGTGCGGGCGCGGACCTCGTGTTCGCGGGCTGGGGTTATGGCTTTTCGGAGGGGACCGGGTTCACTCCGGACTCCCTCTCCAAGCTGGGCATCTCCAGCTACCAGCTCACCGAGGCGTGCCGTAACGGCGCAGGCAAGCACAGGGGCATCATGAGGCCGCTTGACGCGCTGTACACAGACGTGCGCAATTTGGGGACGATCTTCGGGATCAGCGATCGTGCAGAACGTTTGATCGAAGACTACCGGTCCCGCGTCGCTGCCGCCACGAACTCGATGCCGGCCGGCCGGGTCAAGCCGAAGGTGTTCCTCTACGACGACGGCCGTGACCAGCCGTTCACCTCCGCGCGGAACGCCGGCCCAGACGAAATCATCACCAAATCGGGTGGCGTCAACATCTTCGCCGACCTCGACGACAGCTGGACGAGTGTCAGCTGGGAGGCCGTTGTCCAGCGCGCGCCGGACGTCATCCTCATCAACGACTACGGCAGCGAGGTCGGCAGCGTCGCGGACAAGGAGAACTTTCTCCGTTCGCGGCCGGGTCTCCGGGATCTCCCCGCAGTGAAGCAGGGACGCTTTTTCGCGCTGCCGTACGCGGCGTTGGTGGAAGGTCCGCGGAACGCTTCCGCGATCGAGGATTTCAGCCGTTACCTGGCGAATCTGCCCGGCTGA